From Pseudomonas sp. G.S.17, the proteins below share one genomic window:
- a CDS encoding integrase, whose amino-acid sequence MKPGPKRQYSPKIPGHIDQTALPRGVYFDHRGAGCWYLLSTNEAGRRQRKNLCGANVTLSQLHRIIEEMNGIDRDSLKYLCEQFHESTQYKALSPNTHADYSYSRDVLLTFPTKLQKPLGDLAVKKFTPALVQRIIDKIAQEGAPSKAAHALRYLRRVMQWGRNRGFVEVNPAKGIEAPKERKRRRLPDTTVMVDLIKYAHQQGKLTRGQAGACSPYLWYVMEIGYLCRLRGIETITLTDENELEKGVLTNRRKGSRDNIVRWTPRLRAAWSAAKAIRSEIWARKKVPVPMRADQRMLIVSATGRPLSKSGLDTAFQRLVVQAIKAGVMTEEQRFGLHDFKRKGITDTVGTRADKQEASGHRDESMMDIYDMSVPTVNPSSD is encoded by the coding sequence ATGAAACCCGGCCCTAAGCGTCAGTACAGCCCGAAGATCCCTGGCCATATTGATCAGACAGCTCTACCTCGCGGCGTGTACTTCGACCACCGCGGCGCGGGTTGCTGGTATCTGCTGTCGACCAATGAGGCTGGCAGGCGGCAGCGGAAGAATCTCTGCGGGGCGAACGTCACGCTGTCCCAGCTGCACAGGATCATCGAGGAGATGAACGGGATTGACCGTGACAGCCTCAAGTATCTCTGCGAGCAGTTCCACGAGAGCACCCAATACAAGGCGCTCAGCCCTAACACGCATGCCGATTACAGTTATTCGCGGGACGTACTTCTCACCTTCCCTACTAAGCTGCAGAAACCGCTGGGGGATTTGGCTGTGAAGAAGTTCACGCCGGCGCTGGTGCAAAGGATCATCGATAAGATCGCCCAGGAGGGCGCGCCATCAAAGGCGGCACACGCCCTGCGCTATTTGCGCCGAGTGATGCAGTGGGGACGTAACCGTGGATTTGTTGAGGTGAACCCGGCGAAAGGGATCGAGGCACCGAAAGAGCGGAAGCGGCGCAGGCTCCCAGATACCACAGTCATGGTCGACCTAATCAAGTATGCCCATCAGCAGGGCAAGCTGACTCGCGGCCAGGCTGGTGCCTGCTCGCCATATCTTTGGTACGTGATGGAAATCGGGTATCTGTGCCGTCTGCGCGGTATCGAAACGATTACGCTTACGGATGAGAATGAACTTGAAAAAGGCGTGCTGACCAACCGCCGCAAGGGCAGCCGTGACAACATTGTTCGATGGACACCGCGCTTACGCGCCGCGTGGAGCGCCGCGAAGGCTATTAGATCGGAGATATGGGCGAGAAAGAAAGTGCCTGTGCCAATGCGCGCCGATCAGCGGATGCTAATCGTATCGGCCACTGGTCGGCCTCTATCGAAGTCAGGGCTAGATACAGCATTTCAGCGCCTTGTCGTTCAGGCGATCAAGGCAGGTGTTATGACCGAAGAGCAGCGATTTGGCCTGCATGACTTCAAGCGCAAGGGTATTACCGACACGGTAGGCACCCGGGCCGACAAACAGGAAGCATCTGGGCACCGCGATGAATCAATGATGGATATCTATGATATGAGTGTGCCTACGGTTAACCCGTCATCTGACTGA
- a CDS encoding DUF4224 domain-containing protein codes for MSAARVLEFEDLQRVTGYSRRSDVERALRSQGIRMFIGRKGPWTTLDLINQAGGLKPVESDNYDADII; via the coding sequence ATGAGCGCGGCCAGAGTGCTGGAGTTCGAAGACCTGCAGCGTGTTACCGGCTACAGCCGGCGCTCCGATGTTGAGCGGGCATTGCGCTCCCAGGGCATCAGAATGTTCATTGGTCGCAAAGGTCCGTGGACTACGCTTGATCTGATCAACCAGGCGGGCGGCCTCAAGCCTGTCGAATCTGACAACTACGACGCAGACATCATATGA
- a CDS encoding LuxR C-terminal-related transcriptional regulator, translating to MIKFKDLQGTKGVLAEQELRAALAICTGLATKEIARVLECAPGTAKKTIERIFFKLGVSSRAALVAEAFKRGLISFACTANPNPEGQENTDQHAGVLIA from the coding sequence ATGATCAAATTTAAAGACCTACAAGGCACCAAGGGCGTCTTGGCCGAGCAAGAGTTACGAGCTGCGTTGGCAATATGTACAGGGCTCGCGACCAAGGAAATCGCTCGAGTACTTGAGTGCGCCCCCGGCACAGCCAAGAAGACTATCGAGCGCATATTCTTCAAGCTTGGCGTATCCAGCCGCGCAGCTCTAGTCGCCGAAGCGTTCAAGCGCGGGCTGATTAGCTTTGCCTGTACGGCCAATCCTAACCCTGAGGGGCAAGAAAACACTGATCAGCACGCTGGCGTTCTCATCGCATGA
- a CDS encoding helix-turn-helix transcriptional regulator, with translation MNLSERIKLARKNAGLTQSGLAETVGIAQTAISQLESGKTLRSSYLIQIARACRVNSIWLASGEGEMLSPEDISTYLSSELDEILRGEHEDDAALNNALRERLEEVRNASRFVSANTLLTKEIPYLVELDDPTDPSRTVVEISVNLHLDLNDEVLLKQDVQPEHVVAVAISGNSMAPVLQDGSTVVAHMLETQVVDGRMYVLNHGGQIRVKSLYRLPGGGIRVRSYNTAEHPDESYSSREMDEAQIRIMGRVFWGASFY, from the coding sequence ATGAACTTATCCGAACGAATAAAATTGGCCCGCAAGAACGCTGGCCTTACCCAGTCTGGACTTGCCGAAACTGTAGGCATTGCGCAGACAGCCATCAGTCAGCTTGAATCTGGGAAAACGCTGCGGTCGTCGTACCTGATTCAAATTGCAAGGGCCTGTCGGGTGAACAGCATCTGGCTGGCGTCAGGCGAAGGCGAAATGCTCTCCCCTGAAGATATCTCTACATATCTGAGCAGCGAGCTTGATGAGATATTACGTGGAGAGCATGAGGATGATGCCGCCCTGAACAATGCGTTGCGTGAACGACTTGAAGAAGTGAGAAATGCGAGCCGATTCGTATCGGCCAATACGCTTCTCACGAAGGAGATACCCTATCTCGTTGAGCTTGACGACCCGACGGACCCCTCCAGGACGGTAGTAGAGATAAGCGTGAATCTCCATCTCGACCTGAACGATGAGGTTCTTCTGAAGCAAGATGTGCAGCCGGAGCACGTTGTTGCGGTAGCGATATCCGGTAACTCAATGGCTCCGGTTTTGCAGGATGGGAGCACAGTCGTCGCGCACATGCTCGAGACCCAGGTTGTCGACGGGCGTATGTATGTGCTTAACCACGGCGGACAGATCAGGGTGAAGTCGCTGTACCGGCTACCTGGCGGAGGAATTAGGGTGCGCAGCTACAACACGGCCGAGCATCCTGACGAGTCATATTCGTCACGAGAAATGGACGAGGCACAGATCCGAATCATGGGCCGCGTCTTCTGGGGAGCCTCATTTTACTAG
- a CDS encoding Cro/CI family transcriptional regulator gives MSDPISELVAHFGSQTATAKALGVSQPTVSYWVSGHQKISPEKALRAQIESNGAVSASDLCPLFARAEALQTLNKSSVKNKPCASGPDGSVHPSSGLP, from the coding sequence GTGAGCGATCCTATCAGTGAGCTTGTTGCCCACTTCGGAAGCCAGACCGCGACAGCGAAAGCGCTGGGCGTGTCGCAGCCGACAGTTTCTTATTGGGTTTCTGGCCATCAAAAAATCAGCCCCGAGAAGGCATTGCGCGCTCAAATCGAATCCAACGGGGCGGTGTCGGCCTCAGATCTCTGCCCGCTGTTTGCCAGGGCCGAAGCTCTGCAAACCTTGAACAAATCTTCCGTCAAAAACAAACCTTGTGCATCTGGGCCTGATGGCTCTGTTCATCCATCCAGTGGTTTGCCTTAG
- a CDS encoding Bro-N domain-containing protein has protein sequence MIPFNFKGANIRVITDDQGEPWFIAKDVAELLEYANPHEAVRTHCKGVRETLTPSAGGEQMTKVIPERDVYRLVMRSRMPAAEAFEEWVVGEVLPSIRKTGGYQRPMTQAEMIAASANILVSLERQQAQHQADLVRVEQKVENMERFHVWDHRPSNCLSLTGVKAAMNKLYGLSGAVVDYVLKDWPHLPNPAGMVRNGHEEALGSQYLVWSKTVVTTAFKRFVSESTMETATQATHPYFEGRFRLVEKVPS, from the coding sequence TTGATCCCTTTCAACTTCAAAGGCGCCAACATTCGCGTGATCACCGACGACCAAGGCGAGCCATGGTTTATCGCGAAGGACGTTGCGGAGCTACTTGAGTATGCGAACCCTCATGAAGCCGTGCGTACTCATTGTAAAGGGGTGAGGGAAACGCTCACCCCTTCAGCTGGCGGCGAGCAAATGACGAAAGTCATACCTGAGCGTGATGTTTACCGCCTAGTCATGCGCTCCCGCATGCCTGCGGCCGAAGCCTTCGAAGAATGGGTCGTCGGCGAGGTGCTACCCAGCATACGCAAAACTGGCGGTTACCAACGGCCGATGACCCAAGCCGAGATGATCGCTGCAAGTGCAAACATTCTCGTCAGCCTTGAGCGCCAACAGGCCCAGCACCAAGCGGACCTGGTGCGCGTCGAGCAGAAGGTCGAAAACATGGAACGTTTCCATGTGTGGGATCACCGACCATCTAACTGTTTGTCGCTGACCGGCGTTAAGGCTGCGATGAACAAGCTCTACGGCCTATCTGGTGCAGTAGTCGACTATGTGCTGAAGGACTGGCCACATCTTCCGAACCCTGCGGGGATGGTGCGCAACGGCCACGAGGAAGCTCTCGGCAGCCAGTACCTGGTTTGGTCTAAAACTGTGGTCACCACCGCCTTCAAGCGCTTCGTCAGCGAATCCACCATGGAAACCGCCACTCAGGCAACCCACCCATATTTTGAGGGCCGGTTTCGTCTGGTCGAGAAGGTGCCGTCATGA
- a CDS encoding helix-turn-helix domain-containing protein, whose amino-acid sequence MSMDSMVKAMKTKVGNPLRKLVLIKLADNANDQGECWPSYQHIADQCEIGRSTVKVHIRELEKAGFLRREYRRKGELNQSNLFHLSLDGGAASALGGGAGDNPPGAGDNPGGGAGAAPRTSHSSEPVIEPKPLCKPDELEGFDQFWKLYPKKRSLKEAKKAWAKLKPSSNLRQTLITALGKQCLQADWTKNGGQYVPLASTWLNGEKWNDEVGPTGTPSSFRDLPQHTADMYKGAADEPRF is encoded by the coding sequence ATGAGCATGGATTCGATGGTCAAGGCCATGAAAACCAAGGTCGGGAACCCGCTGCGCAAACTGGTGCTGATCAAGCTCGCCGATAACGCGAATGATCAGGGTGAGTGCTGGCCGTCCTACCAACACATTGCTGACCAGTGCGAGATCGGTCGTTCTACGGTGAAGGTGCATATCCGCGAGCTGGAAAAGGCCGGGTTTTTGCGTCGCGAGTACCGCCGAAAGGGAGAGCTGAATCAGTCCAACCTTTTCCACCTCTCCCTTGATGGTGGGGCAGCATCTGCCCTAGGGGGTGGGGCAGGAGATAACCCACCTGGGGCAGGAGATAACCCAGGGGGTGGGGCAGGAGCTGCCCCCAGAACCAGTCACTCTTCTGAACCAGTCATTGAACCTAAACCTTTGTGCAAGCCAGACGAGCTGGAAGGCTTTGATCAGTTCTGGAAGCTGTACCCGAAAAAGCGGTCACTCAAGGAAGCCAAAAAGGCCTGGGCGAAGCTGAAGCCGAGTTCAAATCTGCGCCAGACACTGATCACCGCTCTTGGCAAGCAGTGCTTGCAGGCGGATTGGACGAAGAACGGCGGTCAATACGTGCCACTGGCTTCGACCTGGCTCAACGGAGAGAAGTGGAACGATGAGGTTGGCCCTACTGGCACGCCTTCAAGCTTCCGCGATCTGCCGCAGCACACCGCCGACATGTACAAGGGGGCTGCTGATGAGCCACGTTTCTAA
- a CDS encoding ATP-binding protein encodes MSHVSNFIRQPAVQMVAGECQEHGKVEFANVEQFDGSVTVQGCRRCYWADLNTAPSDSCEHALALARQKAERLNSALVGSGITPRFAECRFDNYRTNGGDSEMVKALETCRAYAQGFEDHYRDGRNLLLLGNLGTGKTHLAAAIAKHLITELAATALIVSAAEIIRVSKGVMTKGATYTERDVIDELASVDLLIIDEVGAQAGTAYELGVLHEVIDRRYQLIKPSMVISNMDAKGLGQYIGDRALDRLRENRALLAGFTWASARGRA; translated from the coding sequence ATGAGCCACGTTTCTAACTTCATCCGCCAGCCGGCCGTCCAGATGGTCGCCGGTGAATGCCAAGAGCACGGAAAGGTCGAATTCGCTAACGTTGAGCAGTTCGACGGATCGGTAACCGTCCAAGGCTGCCGTCGGTGCTACTGGGCCGACCTGAACACCGCCCCGAGCGACAGCTGTGAGCACGCGTTGGCATTGGCTCGCCAGAAGGCCGAACGCCTCAACAGCGCGCTCGTAGGCTCGGGCATCACTCCCCGGTTTGCTGAATGCCGCTTCGACAATTACCGCACCAACGGCGGCGATTCCGAGATGGTTAAGGCGCTGGAAACTTGCCGGGCATACGCCCAAGGCTTCGAGGACCACTATCGCGACGGTCGCAACCTGTTGCTGTTGGGCAATCTCGGCACTGGGAAGACCCACCTTGCCGCCGCAATCGCCAAGCACCTCATAACCGAGCTGGCGGCGACAGCCTTGATCGTCTCTGCCGCCGAGATCATCCGAGTGTCGAAGGGCGTCATGACCAAAGGCGCGACGTACACCGAGCGCGATGTGATCGACGAGCTGGCGAGTGTTGACTTGCTGATCATCGACGAGGTCGGCGCCCAAGCGGGCACCGCCTACGAGCTGGGTGTCCTGCACGAAGTGATCGACCGGCGATATCAACTGATCAAGCCGTCGATGGTGATCTCGAATATGGACGCCAAAGGCCTCGGCCAGTACATCGGCGACCGTGCGCTGGATCGCCTACGCGAGAACCGTGCGCTGCTGGCCGGATTCACCTGGGCATCCGCAAGGGGGCGCGCATGA
- a CDS encoding DnaB-like helicase C-terminal domain-containing protein, which produces MMISREMYYPESEHGVLGAIMMASLNQDQSLVDDIVARHTSADFYHPDNASLFDAIKDCLERGMPVDAVTVGAIQRTLPSGQSTMAYAAEISHKVPSVANWKAYSAQVNEWAVVRAIINVGQITAQRVEDGEPLGDVIAASQQSMADLRELRAPRTGYKRMSEVVPVVLDGMDDHVNDRSPPKLSTGLTELDNLIGFLRPKSMVVIAGRPGSGKTMLGLQIMQSVAVNGKGVGLIYSLEMGEAELTTRAIASLGGVDLRRMENAKELGDEEWSRIGMAVGQIRDAELYLNDEPGMTIGRIRSEALQFQREKGLDILMVDYLGLIGSDRKAANRAESVGAISIALKNLSKELSVPVLVLAQLNRNSTGRVGKKPQASDLRDSGQVEQDADLVLLVHHDTESDAGQNGVSELILDKGRQAPAGSCLVQRQGQFARFVNFDGNRQFSQEVVEMGRPFAERAKGRKHHE; this is translated from the coding sequence ATGATGATTTCACGCGAGATGTATTACCCCGAGTCGGAGCATGGCGTACTTGGCGCGATCATGATGGCATCGCTGAATCAGGATCAAAGTCTGGTTGACGACATTGTGGCCAGGCACACGTCGGCGGATTTCTACCATCCGGACAATGCGTCCTTGTTTGACGCGATCAAGGATTGCCTAGAAAGGGGGATGCCGGTCGACGCCGTGACTGTCGGAGCCATCCAGCGGACGCTGCCAAGCGGGCAGAGCACCATGGCCTACGCGGCAGAGATCAGCCACAAGGTGCCGTCGGTTGCCAACTGGAAGGCGTACTCGGCCCAAGTGAACGAATGGGCGGTAGTTCGCGCGATCATCAACGTCGGGCAAATCACCGCGCAGCGGGTTGAGGATGGCGAGCCGCTTGGTGATGTTATCGCCGCGTCTCAGCAATCCATGGCTGACCTGCGTGAACTACGGGCGCCGCGCACCGGTTATAAGCGCATGAGCGAGGTGGTTCCGGTCGTCCTCGATGGGATGGATGATCACGTCAACGACCGGTCACCGCCCAAGCTTTCCACGGGCTTGACCGAACTGGACAACCTGATTGGCTTCCTGCGCCCCAAGAGCATGGTGGTGATCGCTGGGCGGCCAGGGTCAGGCAAGACGATGCTTGGTTTGCAGATCATGCAGAGCGTTGCCGTCAACGGGAAAGGCGTGGGCCTGATCTACAGCCTGGAAATGGGCGAGGCCGAACTGACCACCCGCGCTATTGCGTCATTGGGTGGCGTGGATCTGCGCCGCATGGAGAACGCCAAAGAGCTAGGGGATGAAGAGTGGAGCCGTATCGGCATGGCTGTCGGCCAGATCCGTGACGCTGAGTTGTACCTCAACGACGAGCCAGGCATGACCATCGGACGCATCCGATCCGAGGCGCTTCAGTTCCAGCGCGAGAAGGGGCTGGACATCCTGATGGTCGATTATCTGGGCTTGATCGGCTCCGACCGCAAGGCGGCCAACCGGGCTGAATCCGTGGGGGCGATCTCTATCGCGCTGAAGAATCTTTCGAAGGAATTGAGTGTGCCGGTACTGGTGCTGGCCCAACTCAACCGGAACTCAACAGGGCGCGTAGGCAAGAAACCTCAGGCGAGCGACCTTCGCGACAGTGGGCAGGTGGAGCAGGACGCCGATCTGGTGCTGCTAGTTCACCACGACACAGAGAGCGATGCGGGTCAAAACGGCGTCTCCGAGCTGATCCTCGACAAGGGACGCCAGGCTCCGGCCGGTTCATGCCTCGTTCAGCGCCAAGGGCAGTTTGCACGCTTCGTCAACTTCGATGGTAACCGCCAGTTCAGTCAGGAGGTGGTCGAGATGGGCCGACCTTTCGCCGAGCGCGCCAAGGGGAGAAAACATCATGAGTAA
- a CDS encoding antiterminator Q family protein — MKKRTYIDKPLGDTEYLLEQWGSWRMSGMGVPRYVSQLGAVMDQFNPTPSSQTYVITDDVALIVDGTLARLTKREQQMGDFVWYYFGAKWPANRIARANNMSERKAWELIKAGVAWIDGNMDRSANAA, encoded by the coding sequence ATGAAGAAGCGAACGTACATCGACAAACCACTGGGCGACACTGAGTATCTGCTGGAGCAGTGGGGCTCATGGCGCATGTCGGGGATGGGTGTTCCCCGGTACGTTTCGCAACTCGGGGCGGTCATGGATCAGTTCAACCCGACGCCAAGCTCTCAAACGTACGTCATCACGGACGACGTGGCGCTGATCGTGGACGGCACGCTTGCCAGGCTGACCAAGCGCGAACAGCAGATGGGCGATTTCGTCTGGTATTACTTCGGGGCGAAGTGGCCAGCCAATCGTATTGCCAGGGCGAACAACATGTCTGAGCGCAAGGCCTGGGAGCTGATCAAGGCCGGCGTCGCCTGGATTGACGGGAATATGGATCGTTCTGCCAATGCCGCATAA
- a CDS encoding phage holin, lambda family, with the protein MKSMPEKNPDFWAQLYLVISTPLWQGAIMATTVSLLRVLYEAKEANKWRIVLEALICGSLSLSASSVIEWMAWPPSLSVAAGGTIGFVGVTAIRELIIKFLGRKADAP; encoded by the coding sequence ATGAAGTCCATGCCAGAAAAGAATCCTGATTTCTGGGCGCAGCTGTACCTCGTCATCAGCACACCGCTATGGCAGGGCGCGATCATGGCGACCACTGTCTCGCTGTTGCGTGTCCTCTACGAAGCCAAGGAAGCGAACAAATGGCGGATCGTGCTTGAGGCGCTTATCTGCGGCTCGCTGAGTCTGTCAGCCAGCAGCGTCATTGAATGGATGGCCTGGCCGCCGAGCCTGTCAGTCGCCGCCGGCGGAACCATTGGCTTCGTTGGGGTCACGGCGATCCGAGAGCTGATCATCAAGTTCCTTGGCCGAAAGGCGGACGCCCCATGA
- a CDS encoding HNH endonuclease, giving the protein MCRRLTDYPSGFELDHKVPLFKDGEDTEANCQVLCNGVNGCHEKETAQDMGFHHKQTIGPDGYPI; this is encoded by the coding sequence ATGTGCCGACGGCTCACCGACTATCCATCTGGCTTTGAGCTCGATCACAAGGTGCCACTGTTCAAGGATGGTGAGGACACTGAGGCGAACTGCCAAGTGCTCTGCAACGGGGTCAACGGATGCCACGAGAAGGAGACCGCGCAGGACATGGGGTTCCACCACAAGCAGACCATCGGGCCTGATGGCTATCCCATCTGA
- a CDS encoding phage terminase small subunit P27 family encodes MAGRRPTPTTLKLVKGNPGKRALNKKEPKPARSIPSPPDHLTDAGKVAWGRLTVMLDRMGVLTEADTFALERLCDCYADILELRDLVERDGRTYETTSTQGETVIKANPAVSMLADADRRFKGYLVEFGLTPAARSKVQIKDDDPKEDQFAEFFG; translated from the coding sequence ATGGCAGGACGACGACCCACTCCCACGACGCTGAAGCTCGTAAAAGGGAATCCGGGGAAGCGCGCGCTGAACAAAAAGGAGCCGAAGCCAGCCCGGTCTATTCCCAGCCCACCAGATCACCTGACCGACGCAGGGAAAGTCGCCTGGGGCCGACTCACCGTGATGCTGGATCGCATGGGCGTGTTGACCGAGGCCGACACCTTCGCGCTTGAACGGCTCTGCGATTGCTACGCCGACATCCTCGAACTGCGCGATCTCGTCGAGCGGGATGGCCGGACCTACGAAACGACCAGTACCCAAGGCGAGACGGTCATCAAGGCCAACCCCGCTGTTTCCATGCTCGCCGACGCTGATCGACGCTTCAAGGGCTACTTAGTCGAGTTCGGCCTGACCCCGGCCGCCCGCTCTAAGGTTCAAATAAAAGACGATGACCCAAAAGAAGACCAGTTCGCGGAGTTCTTCGGTTGA
- a CDS encoding terminase TerL endonuclease subunit: MTQKKTSSRSSSVEDRATQYATEVDSGARIAGPDIRNACARHLKDLKEGKKRGLVWDVEAATKAIRYYRTVLKLNGGDYEGKPFELLPWQCFIVGSVFGWKSADGYRRFRVAYVETGKGSGKSPLAAGVALFGLVADGEARAEIYAAATKKDQAMILFRDAVAMVQQSPELSKRLTTSGTGQNIWNLAYLKTGSFFRPISSDDGQSGPRPHMALIDEVHEHRNNTVVEMMRAGTKSRKQAMIFMITNSGSNKLGPCWSYHEYGSRVASGELIDDAFFSFICSLDEGDDPIQDEGCWFKSNPSLQDADLPGMKYLREQVTEARGMPSKEAMVRRLNFCQWTGAESPWISTDVWKGAALDFDWNELRGRRAYAGLDLSSTQDLTGLVFLVEPLKPGEKWLLVPFAWLPDEGLARKAEQDRVPYVEWKARGVLETTPGRAISKRVILQRLSKLCSFFEVIAVAYDRWRIEDLIAMANDDGITLPPMIPFGQGYKEMSPAVERFEEMLLNNDLAHPNNPVMNWCANNAVTTSDDAENRKPSKEKAIGRIDLIVAAIMAVGIAAKEADAAPDVNDFLDNMVIA; this comes from the coding sequence ATGACCCAAAAGAAGACCAGTTCGCGGAGTTCTTCGGTTGAGGACCGAGCAACCCAATACGCGACCGAGGTCGACAGCGGCGCGCGGATCGCCGGCCCGGATATTAGAAACGCTTGCGCACGGCACCTGAAGGATCTGAAAGAAGGTAAAAAACGCGGGCTTGTCTGGGATGTAGAGGCGGCAACTAAAGCGATTCGGTATTACCGGACCGTGCTCAAGCTCAACGGTGGCGACTACGAAGGCAAGCCCTTCGAATTGCTGCCCTGGCAGTGCTTCATTGTTGGCAGCGTCTTTGGCTGGAAATCGGCAGACGGTTACCGCCGCTTTCGTGTCGCCTATGTCGAAACCGGCAAGGGTTCTGGAAAGTCGCCATTAGCCGCGGGTGTTGCATTGTTCGGCCTGGTTGCCGACGGCGAGGCCCGCGCAGAGATTTACGCGGCGGCGACGAAGAAAGATCAGGCCATGATCCTGTTCCGCGATGCGGTGGCCATGGTTCAGCAGTCTCCGGAACTGTCCAAGCGGCTGACAACCAGCGGCACCGGCCAGAACATCTGGAACCTTGCCTATCTGAAGACCGGATCGTTCTTTCGTCCAATCAGTTCGGACGATGGGCAGTCCGGACCGCGCCCTCACATGGCGCTGATCGACGAGGTCCACGAACACAGAAACAACACGGTCGTGGAGATGATGCGCGCCGGCACTAAGAGCCGGAAGCAAGCGATGATCTTCATGATCACCAACAGCGGCTCCAACAAGCTTGGGCCGTGCTGGAGTTATCACGAATACGGCTCGCGGGTTGCTTCCGGCGAACTGATTGATGATGCATTTTTCTCTTTCATCTGCTCCCTGGATGAAGGTGATGACCCGATTCAGGATGAGGGCTGCTGGTTTAAGTCCAATCCGTCGCTGCAAGACGCAGATCTGCCCGGTATGAAGTACCTGCGAGAACAGGTAACCGAGGCTCGCGGCATGCCCAGCAAAGAGGCAATGGTTCGCCGCTTGAATTTCTGCCAGTGGACCGGCGCCGAATCACCCTGGATCAGCACCGACGTTTGGAAAGGCGCCGCGCTTGATTTCGACTGGAATGAATTGCGCGGCCGGCGGGCGTATGCCGGGCTCGATTTGTCCAGCACCCAGGATCTTACCGGCCTGGTCTTCCTCGTCGAGCCGCTAAAACCGGGCGAGAAGTGGCTACTGGTTCCTTTCGCCTGGCTCCCCGATGAAGGGCTCGCTCGCAAGGCAGAGCAGGACCGGGTGCCTTATGTCGAATGGAAGGCTCGGGGCGTGCTTGAGACGACACCAGGGCGAGCCATCAGCAAAAGGGTAATCCTTCAGCGGCTTTCCAAGCTGTGCAGCTTCTTCGAGGTCATCGCGGTCGCCTATGACCGCTGGCGCATTGAAGACCTCATCGCCATGGCTAATGACGACGGCATAACCCTGCCGCCGATGATCCCTTTTGGCCAGGGATACAAGGAAATGAGCCCAGCAGTTGAGCGGTTCGAAGAAATGCTGCTCAACAACGACCTGGCCCACCCGAACAACCCCGTCATGAACTGGTGCGCGAACAACGCGGTGACCACTTCGGACGACGCTGAAAACCGGAAGCCTTCGAAAGAGAAGGCTATCGGCAGGATCGACCTCATCGTCGCCGCAATCATGGCCGTGGGTATCGCAGCGAAAGAAGCTGACGCCGCTCCAGACGTAAATGACTTTCTAGACAATATGGTGATCGCCTAA